A single genomic interval of Spirosoma linguale DSM 74 harbors:
- a CDS encoding TonB-dependent receptor plug (PFAM: TonB-dependent receptor plug; TonB-dependent receptor~KEGG: mxa:MXAN_4746 TonB-dependent receptor), with product MKKALIGSWLLLLLVGLPVLAQEIAITGRVTSSDDGSALPGVSVVVKGSTRGTTTDANGTYQINAGSATTLTFSFVGFKPQDVAVANRTTINVVLAADASTLNEVVVTGFGIRRNEREIGTSVTKINNTLINQAAPVNLANGLTGKVAGLQINAVNNGVGSNPRITIRGNRSFLGNNQALLVVDGALTDVSFLSAINPNDIESSSILKGPSAAALYGSDAANGVLVITTRRGTTNNKPQISYTNNTQLESVSYMPDLQRLYGSNGGEGAPFLDANGQRLYVPYENQQFGPLYDGSLQPLGYGVQVINPDGSIRIDTLKVPYASTGKDPRRAFFNTGVTQQHDLAYRVGDAQNYFGLSVQRVDQKGIVPNDKYSRTNFTVNGGRAVDRFTANAKMQFTYENTDQENGDFGQGRPLYWNLLNQPAHAPLTDPRIKDINSPYGDVNGYFNAYYPNPWWQVTGDNSRAVTNKYSIQGTADVGYKFTDWLNVTYRVSGQVSNTQFKSHLAAVSFSTYALGDPWGAGNIASSLKQVNGNVSDYSRTTSRVTGDLLITIAPNFGDFTTKLILGQQARVDYSRYISTTATSLVVPGTYNIANRLGNVLASENSYQSRLLGYFYDFTAGFRNFAFINATGRYDNTSLLAAGNRSYFYPGVNASVILTEAIPALKGSSVLSYLKVRGGIARAGNISVGPYQLQNVFNPGSGFPYGSQPGFSLSTQQNDPNLKPEFTTNKEVGVEFGLFDRVNAEVVYYTMETINQTVPIQVSRATGYGSALINTGTMVNNGLEVELKTLRPIVNTGGFTWNVNTNFTYLNNTVTSVYPGLDRINITQSNGAQSANVFAAVNYTYPALFGTDIARVQNTDPNAAYYDATGQFVGQPVINPSTGYPILDANIKYLGNTQPKYRFGFNNTFAFKGLTLNALVEYRGGNVIYNQLGNALEFTGAGIRSTYNGRQNFVYPNSVLATTNPDGTTTYAPNTSVSTRDGNLEFWTNSGYHNAVSSYVTSAAFWKLREVALSYNFPTQLFSNIKFIRSLTLGLTGRNLLMLRPKTNVFTDPEFSVDNSNAQGVTNEYQTPPTRQYGFRLSVGF from the coding sequence ATGAAAAAAGCTCTAATAGGAAGCTGGCTGCTATTGCTGTTGGTTGGTTTGCCTGTGTTAGCCCAGGAAATAGCCATAACTGGCCGGGTCACCTCATCAGATGATGGCTCCGCATTGCCCGGTGTGAGTGTTGTCGTCAAAGGATCGACCCGCGGCACCACAACCGATGCCAATGGTACTTATCAGATAAATGCAGGCTCCGCCACTACACTGACATTCTCGTTCGTTGGCTTCAAACCACAGGATGTAGCGGTGGCTAATCGTACGACAATCAACGTAGTTTTAGCCGCCGATGCCTCCACACTGAACGAAGTCGTTGTTACAGGATTCGGGATTCGGCGCAACGAGCGCGAAATTGGCACATCTGTTACCAAGATCAATAACACATTGATCAACCAGGCAGCTCCCGTTAACCTGGCGAATGGCCTGACCGGTAAAGTGGCCGGGCTGCAGATCAACGCGGTCAATAACGGCGTCGGTTCGAACCCCCGCATAACCATTCGGGGAAATCGTTCGTTTCTGGGCAACAACCAGGCGCTACTGGTCGTAGACGGTGCTCTGACGGACGTGAGCTTTCTGTCGGCCATCAACCCCAACGACATTGAAAGCAGCTCCATCTTGAAAGGGCCGAGCGCAGCGGCTTTGTATGGTTCCGACGCGGCTAACGGTGTACTGGTCATTACAACCCGGCGCGGTACAACCAACAACAAGCCCCAAATTTCTTACACTAACAACACCCAGTTGGAGAGTGTGTCGTACATGCCTGATCTACAGCGCCTGTATGGCTCCAATGGGGGCGAAGGTGCTCCTTTTCTGGATGCCAACGGCCAGCGGCTTTACGTACCTTATGAGAACCAGCAGTTCGGCCCTCTGTATGATGGCTCATTACAGCCGCTGGGTTACGGGGTGCAGGTCATAAACCCTGATGGGTCTATTCGGATCGATACGCTGAAAGTTCCCTATGCGTCGACAGGAAAAGACCCGCGCCGTGCGTTTTTTAACACGGGGGTTACGCAGCAGCACGACCTGGCCTACCGGGTGGGCGATGCACAGAATTACTTTGGACTTAGTGTGCAGCGCGTCGATCAGAAAGGGATTGTTCCTAACGATAAATACAGCCGTACCAACTTCACGGTGAACGGTGGCCGGGCGGTAGACCGCTTTACGGCCAATGCCAAGATGCAGTTCACTTACGAAAATACGGATCAGGAGAACGGCGATTTCGGCCAGGGACGCCCGCTATACTGGAACCTGCTGAACCAGCCCGCCCATGCACCACTCACCGATCCGCGTATTAAGGATATTAACTCCCCTTACGGCGATGTGAACGGCTATTTCAACGCCTACTACCCAAACCCCTGGTGGCAGGTAACCGGCGACAACTCGCGGGCCGTTACCAACAAATACTCGATTCAGGGGACGGCCGATGTTGGCTACAAATTCACCGATTGGCTCAATGTTACCTATCGGGTGAGTGGTCAGGTATCCAACACACAGTTTAAATCGCACCTGGCGGCTGTTTCGTTCAGCACCTACGCGCTCGGCGACCCCTGGGGTGCGGGGAACATTGCCTCATCGCTGAAACAGGTGAACGGTAACGTGAGTGATTATAGTCGTACGACCTCCCGCGTGACAGGTGACCTGCTGATTACGATAGCTCCCAATTTTGGTGACTTCACTACCAAGCTGATTCTGGGGCAGCAGGCCCGGGTCGACTATTCACGGTACATCTCCACGACGGCAACCTCACTCGTAGTGCCCGGTACCTATAACATCGCCAACCGGCTGGGTAATGTGCTTGCCAGTGAGAACTCCTACCAGAGTCGGCTGTTAGGTTATTTTTATGATTTCACGGCCGGGTTCCGGAATTTCGCCTTCATCAACGCCACCGGTCGTTACGACAACACCTCGTTGCTGGCTGCTGGCAACCGGTCCTATTTTTACCCTGGTGTGAATGCGTCGGTTATCCTGACCGAAGCCATTCCTGCCCTGAAGGGGAGTAGCGTCCTTTCCTATCTGAAGGTGCGCGGGGGTATTGCCAGAGCAGGGAATATCAGCGTTGGGCCTTACCAGTTGCAGAATGTATTTAACCCCGGATCAGGCTTCCCCTACGGTAGCCAGCCCGGCTTCTCGCTCAGCACTCAGCAGAACGACCCTAACCTGAAGCCCGAGTTCACCACGAACAAGGAAGTAGGTGTTGAGTTTGGCCTGTTCGACCGGGTCAATGCCGAAGTCGTGTATTACACGATGGAAACCATTAACCAAACGGTTCCCATTCAGGTTTCGCGGGCTACGGGCTATGGCAGCGCGCTGATCAATACAGGTACTATGGTCAACAATGGGCTTGAAGTGGAGTTGAAAACCCTCCGGCCGATTGTTAATACCGGTGGCTTTACCTGGAATGTCAATACGAACTTTACCTACCTCAACAATACGGTAACGTCCGTTTATCCGGGCCTGGATCGCATCAATATTACGCAGTCGAATGGGGCGCAATCGGCTAACGTGTTTGCCGCTGTCAATTATACGTATCCAGCTTTATTCGGTACTGATATTGCCCGTGTGCAAAACACCGATCCCAATGCGGCCTATTACGATGCAACGGGCCAGTTTGTTGGCCAGCCGGTTATTAACCCATCAACGGGCTACCCCATTCTGGACGCCAATATCAAGTACCTGGGCAACACACAGCCAAAATACCGGTTCGGGTTCAACAACACTTTCGCCTTTAAAGGACTGACACTGAACGCCCTGGTCGAGTACCGGGGGGGCAATGTGATTTACAACCAGTTGGGTAACGCACTGGAGTTTACAGGTGCCGGTATTCGGTCGACTTACAACGGACGGCAGAACTTCGTCTACCCGAACTCTGTGCTGGCCACCACCAACCCCGATGGAACCACCACCTATGCGCCCAATACCAGCGTGTCGACCCGTGATGGCAATCTGGAGTTCTGGACGAATTCGGGCTATCACAATGCCGTGTCGAGTTACGTGACAAGTGCGGCCTTCTGGAAGCTTCGTGAAGTAGCGTTGAGCTACAACTTCCCTACCCAGTTGTTCAGCAATATCAAGTTTATCCGATCACTGACCCTTGGCTTAACAGGCCGCAACCTGCTGATGCTTCGGCCGAAAACAAACGTATTCACGGACCCCGAGTTTTCGGTGGACAACAGCAATGCCCAGGGCGTTACGAACGAATACCAGACACCACCAACCCGCCAGTACGGTTTCCGGCTGAGCGTTGGGTTTTAA
- a CDS encoding TonB-dependent receptor plug (PFAM: TonB-dependent receptor plug~KEGG: mxa:MXAN_4746 TonB-dependent receptor), with protein sequence MRKFLLTQFVLCLFALPLIAQDIAISGKVTSSEDGSVLPGVNITVKGTSRGTSTNAEGTFQLNAPANSRLVFSFIGFTTQEIAIGNRTNISVNLAPDASQLQEVVVTALGISRDKKALNYAVQDLRADKLNFARDQNVGNALAGKIAGVQVLGQSGAKFGNPNIRIRGVNSLSGGDPLYVVDGTPTDISQVNMDDVENLTVLKGPSATALYGNRASAGVIVITTKRAKAGETRLDINHSTTLDMVALLPKYQNEYGGGYSQEWETFQFDPSIHPAAWSSFNGQKILDYSADESWGPRMDGSPHRSAFSWQPGAEFGQLTPFSPQPNNVRDFFEKPISNNTNIAFSRGTEAFQSRISYTHIINNGIIPNSSQSRDYVSAKNAIKFAEKLTANLNFNYTSTNTKNQPADRYGSSGGTTPQNSPLGISNSTLNGYNQTIGMFNQWFQRQLRIEDLRNYKNPDGTFRSWNIGGPLEAAPKYWDSPYTQAYENTNTNRSDRLFGDIGLTYQFTPALKASATVRRDQNAYYQQGRVAIGTLNEGQKGGFSTLTSNSRENNYELLVNYNENFKNLSVVANAGGNIRYNRVDGLFQATVGGLSAPGFYNIAASIDRPLSNNYLYERRINSVFGNVSVGFRDFVFVEASIRNDWSSTLPKANNAYLYPSVSAGVILTELLPKSQVLSYAKVRAGYAQVGTDVGPYQTALAYTSGQPYGSNATAFLPGTLPNASLKPGLSSSYEGGIDLKFLNNRIGVEFTAYQNDNKNQIIPLPVAPTSGYTNAVVNAGLIRTSGLELHIYANPIRSASGFNWEFDINADRNRSQVIELANGLTNYQIDGPQWRTLTLNARTGTDGSPRDWGTLVGQGIQKDANGRNMVYGSGANAGLYIKQDNVELGSVLPKFKGGWLNTFSYKNVTLRVNTDFVVGGKFFSTTKMFNAYSGLAAETAGLNELGKPLRDDPASGGGVLLDGVTEDGKQNTTRVDAQNLYENWLFALNERWIYDKTYVKLREVSFGYNLPKQMLGKWLKSANISLIARNPVLIYSAIGGGIDISESETIWYEGGQLPPVRSFGVNLRLGL encoded by the coding sequence ATGCGTAAATTTCTATTAACACAGTTTGTCCTGTGTTTATTCGCACTTCCATTGATAGCTCAGGATATAGCCATCAGTGGAAAGGTCACATCGTCGGAGGATGGTTCAGTGCTTCCCGGTGTTAACATTACGGTCAAAGGAACGTCTCGCGGAACCAGCACCAATGCTGAGGGAACGTTTCAGCTTAACGCTCCAGCCAACTCAAGGCTGGTATTTAGTTTTATTGGCTTCACAACACAGGAAATTGCCATTGGCAACCGAACAAACATCAGTGTTAATCTTGCCCCCGACGCGTCTCAGCTTCAGGAGGTTGTCGTTACGGCGCTGGGTATCTCCCGCGACAAGAAGGCACTGAACTATGCCGTTCAGGACCTGAGAGCCGATAAACTAAACTTTGCACGTGACCAGAATGTGGGTAACGCGCTGGCGGGTAAAATTGCCGGTGTGCAGGTACTCGGTCAGTCGGGGGCTAAGTTCGGTAACCCGAACATCCGCATCCGGGGCGTTAACTCGCTGTCGGGTGGCGACCCGCTCTACGTTGTAGACGGTACGCCAACGGACATTAGCCAGGTGAACATGGACGATGTAGAGAACCTGACCGTGCTGAAAGGACCCTCTGCAACGGCTCTGTATGGTAACCGTGCTTCGGCGGGCGTTATCGTCATCACAACTAAGCGTGCCAAAGCCGGCGAAACCCGTCTGGACATCAACCACAGTACAACGCTCGACATGGTGGCTCTGCTGCCTAAGTACCAGAACGAATACGGTGGTGGTTACTCGCAGGAGTGGGAAACGTTCCAGTTCGATCCATCCATTCACCCGGCGGCATGGTCGTCGTTCAATGGGCAGAAAATTCTGGACTACTCGGCCGATGAAAGCTGGGGTCCCCGTATGGATGGCTCACCCCACCGGTCGGCGTTTTCCTGGCAGCCAGGTGCTGAATTTGGTCAGCTGACGCCGTTCTCGCCACAGCCCAACAACGTACGCGACTTCTTCGAGAAGCCGATCAGCAACAACACGAATATTGCCTTTTCGCGCGGAACGGAGGCTTTTCAGAGCCGTATCTCCTACACGCACATCATCAACAACGGGATTATCCCCAACTCGTCGCAGTCTCGTGATTACGTCAGTGCGAAGAATGCCATCAAGTTTGCTGAGAAATTAACAGCGAACCTGAATTTCAACTACACATCGACAAACACGAAAAACCAGCCTGCCGACCGCTATGGCTCATCGGGAGGAACAACGCCACAGAACAGTCCGCTGGGTATCTCCAACTCGACCCTGAACGGCTACAACCAAACGATTGGTATGTTCAATCAGTGGTTTCAGCGTCAGTTACGGATTGAGGATTTGCGTAATTACAAAAATCCGGATGGTACCTTCCGTAGCTGGAACATCGGCGGTCCCTTGGAAGCGGCCCCTAAATATTGGGATAGCCCATACACGCAGGCCTACGAAAATACCAACACCAACCGGAGCGACAGGTTATTTGGTGACATTGGCCTGACTTACCAGTTCACACCGGCTCTGAAAGCATCGGCTACGGTACGCCGTGACCAGAACGCTTACTATCAGCAGGGCCGAGTGGCAATTGGTACACTGAATGAAGGACAGAAAGGTGGCTTCTCGACCTTAACCTCCAACAGCCGCGAAAACAACTATGAGTTGCTGGTGAACTACAACGAGAACTTCAAAAACTTGTCTGTTGTCGCCAACGCAGGGGGGAACATCCGCTACAACCGTGTTGATGGTCTTTTCCAGGCCACAGTAGGGGGCTTATCGGCACCAGGTTTCTATAACATCGCGGCTTCTATTGACCGGCCATTATCCAACAACTACCTCTATGAGCGCCGGATCAACAGTGTGTTCGGAAACGTAAGTGTTGGTTTCCGTGACTTTGTTTTCGTTGAAGCTTCGATCCGGAATGACTGGTCGTCTACGCTGCCTAAAGCGAACAACGCCTATCTGTATCCGTCGGTGTCGGCCGGTGTTATCCTGACCGAATTGCTGCCCAAGAGCCAGGTACTTTCCTATGCTAAAGTTCGGGCGGGCTATGCTCAGGTGGGTACCGATGTTGGCCCTTACCAAACAGCCCTGGCGTATACCTCTGGTCAGCCTTATGGCAGCAATGCAACCGCCTTTTTGCCCGGCACATTGCCCAACGCCAGTCTGAAGCCCGGCCTATCGTCTTCCTATGAAGGCGGTATCGACCTGAAATTCCTGAACAACCGGATCGGTGTGGAATTTACTGCCTATCAGAATGACAACAAGAACCAGATCATTCCGCTGCCGGTAGCGCCTACGAGCGGGTATACCAATGCCGTAGTAAACGCCGGGTTGATCCGTACGTCGGGTCTTGAATTGCACATTTACGCTAACCCAATCCGGTCGGCGTCTGGCTTTAACTGGGAGTTCGACATCAATGCAGACCGCAACCGTTCGCAGGTGATTGAACTGGCCAATGGCCTGACCAACTACCAGATCGACGGCCCACAGTGGCGTACACTGACGCTGAACGCCCGTACTGGTACCGATGGCTCACCCCGCGACTGGGGTACGCTTGTGGGACAGGGGATTCAGAAAGACGCGAATGGTCGGAACATGGTATATGGCAGCGGTGCAAACGCCGGTCTGTATATCAAACAGGATAACGTTGAGCTAGGCTCGGTACTGCCCAAGTTCAAAGGCGGCTGGTTGAATACCTTCAGCTACAAGAACGTGACCCTGCGCGTAAACACTGACTTCGTTGTAGGTGGTAAATTCTTCTCGACCACCAAAATGTTTAATGCTTACTCGGGTTTGGCAGCTGAAACAGCGGGTCTGAACGAATTGGGTAAGCCACTGCGTGATGATCCGGCTTCGGGCGGAGGTGTTTTGCTGGATGGTGTAACCGAAGACGGAAAGCAAAACACGACTCGTGTTGATGCACAGAACCTGTACGAAAACTGGCTGTTCGCCCTGAACGAGCGCTGGATTTATGACAAAACGTACGTGAAACTGCGCGAAGTTTCGTTCGGTTACAACCTGCCGAAGCAAATGCTGGGCAAGTGGTTGAAGTCGGCAAATATTTCGTTGATTGCCCGTAACCCGGTTCTGATCTACAGTGCCATTGGCGGTGGTATCGACATCTCTGAGTCGGAGACGATCTGGTACGAAGGTGGTCAGTTACCTCCGGTTCGCTCGTTCGGTGTAAATCTTAGATTAGGCCTCTAA
- a CDS encoding hypothetical protein (KEGG: hypothetical protein), with protein MKGYKYLLFTGLLTTTLACNDFGDINVNPNSALYPNTASLITGAERTVGTINSQVGPGGFNIAPALYVQQFSDVTYIEDSRYKTINFSYNGLYSGPLVNLQAIIDQNTNESTRGLAASYGSNGNQIAIARILKAYVFQYITDRWGDVPYSQALKADQNFSPAFDKQQDIYNDLFKEWKEAAKQFDGGKAVSGDIMLASNATRWKKFAASLRLIAALRLSKVDPAKGKTEFAAALADGVLASNADNVQYKYLADANNENPLYTNYVRSNRKDFALSNTFVNYLKQVNDPRLPVFAAKNLKGEYVGAPYGVFPAPGKAQDYSLAGAAISAQTAPVNIMTYAQVLFAQAEAAKLGWITGDAKALYESAIKASMQQWLGTSYTDAAFAAYIAQPDVAYSDAKAIELIGNQRWIALFFQGTESWNEWRRTGYPSLKPAPTTLNGGTAIPRRLAYPTTETTLNAKNYAEVVTRQGKDDQYTRVWWDK; from the coding sequence ATGAAAGGATATAAATATTTGCTTTTTACAGGCTTGCTGACCACAACCCTGGCCTGTAATGATTTTGGGGATATAAATGTAAACCCAAACAGTGCCCTTTACCCCAATACTGCTAGTTTGATTACCGGGGCAGAGCGTACGGTGGGCACTATAAACTCGCAGGTTGGACCGGGTGGGTTTAACATTGCCCCTGCTTTATACGTACAGCAGTTCTCGGACGTAACGTATATTGAGGACTCCCGCTACAAGACAATCAACTTCAGCTACAACGGCTTGTATTCGGGACCGCTGGTGAACCTTCAGGCGATCATTGACCAGAATACCAATGAATCGACGCGGGGACTGGCAGCTAGCTATGGCTCCAATGGGAACCAGATTGCCATTGCGCGTATCCTGAAAGCGTATGTGTTTCAATACATTACCGACCGTTGGGGCGATGTGCCTTACTCGCAGGCCTTAAAAGCCGATCAGAACTTCTCGCCCGCTTTCGACAAGCAGCAGGATATTTATAACGACCTGTTCAAAGAGTGGAAAGAAGCAGCAAAGCAGTTCGACGGTGGTAAAGCCGTCAGCGGTGACATCATGCTGGCCAGCAACGCTACCCGCTGGAAAAAATTTGCGGCTTCCCTGCGGTTAATTGCTGCTCTGCGGTTGTCGAAAGTTGACCCAGCCAAGGGTAAAACGGAGTTTGCTGCGGCCCTGGCCGATGGTGTATTAGCGTCAAATGCCGATAACGTGCAGTATAAGTATCTGGCCGATGCAAATAATGAAAATCCGCTCTACACGAACTACGTACGGTCGAACCGGAAAGATTTCGCCCTGAGCAACACGTTCGTTAATTACCTGAAGCAGGTGAACGACCCTCGTTTGCCCGTCTTTGCGGCCAAGAACCTGAAAGGTGAGTACGTAGGTGCTCCTTACGGTGTTTTCCCGGCTCCGGGTAAAGCTCAGGATTATTCGCTGGCAGGGGCTGCTATTAGCGCACAAACGGCTCCGGTTAACATTATGACCTACGCTCAAGTGCTGTTTGCTCAGGCCGAAGCGGCTAAACTGGGTTGGATTACCGGCGATGCCAAAGCTCTGTATGAATCGGCAATTAAAGCGTCTATGCAGCAGTGGTTAGGTACATCGTATACAGATGCCGCTTTTGCCGCCTATATTGCTCAGCCAGATGTTGCCTATAGCGATGCCAAGGCCATTGAACTTATTGGAAATCAGCGCTGGATTGCGTTGTTCTTTCAGGGAACCGAATCCTGGAACGAATGGCGTCGGACGGGTTACCCAAGTTTAAAACCGGCACCCACCACTCTGAACGGAGGAACGGCTATTCCCCGTCGGTTAGCTTACCCAACCACAGAAACAACACTGAACGCTAAAAACTATGCTGAAGTAGTGACCCGTCAGGGAAAAGACGATCAGTACACGCGCGTTTGGTGGGATAAATAA
- a CDS encoding hypothetical protein (KEGG: TSPYL2; TSPY-like 2 ; K11285 TSPY-like 2): MKDEKDVDREDAQINGRTEGPFGTDDTDVDRVRTDNKNTFEQENTANGLDSEQVRGGQDGRNIRGMGSIDMDSKNGVLRMGDITNSTMEVTEEGMESAVADGSKTNTSTVDVTTEGPDDYASADQVPTPKAQEAAKKQDDGRQSDNDQQQEREEDVAETGTDLNNQPTY; this comes from the coding sequence ATGAAAGACGAAAAGGATGTAGATCGGGAAGATGCCCAGATAAACGGCCGTACAGAAGGTCCATTTGGTACGGATGATACCGATGTAGACCGCGTAAGGACGGATAACAAAAACACGTTTGAACAGGAGAATACGGCCAATGGCCTCGATAGCGAACAGGTTCGGGGCGGACAGGATGGCCGCAACATCCGGGGCATGGGTAGTATTGACATGGACAGCAAAAACGGTGTTCTGCGCATGGGCGATATTACCAACAGTACCATGGAAGTTACCGAAGAGGGCATGGAATCGGCAGTGGCCGACGGCAGTAAAACGAATACGTCAACGGTAGATGTTACGACCGAGGGACCGGACGATTATGCTTCGGCCGATCAGGTTCCGACGCCAAAAGCGCAGGAAGCGGCTAAAAAGCAAGACGATGGTCGCCAGTCTGACAACGACCAGCAGCAGGAGCGTGAGGAGGATGTAGCCGAAACCGGCACAGACCTGAATAACCAGCCAACTTATTAA